Proteins encoded by one window of Halobacteriovorax sp. GB3:
- the clpS gene encoding ATP-dependent Clp protease adapter ClpS, translating into MIAGSSNDNLDEWKIDPILGEEGEESGETGVVTIERTRFKRPQRYKVLLHNDDYTTMEFVIYILQKVFGKHYEEAKQVMLDVHQNGRGVCGVYTHEIAETKMTKVKQEAKENGHPLKCSMEPE; encoded by the coding sequence ATGATTGCAGGCAGTTCAAATGACAACCTTGACGAATGGAAAATCGACCCCATCTTAGGTGAAGAAGGTGAGGAGTCTGGAGAAACTGGTGTTGTCACGATAGAGCGCACGAGATTTAAAAGACCTCAAAGATATAAAGTTCTTCTTCATAATGATGATTATACGACAATGGAGTTTGTTATTTATATTCTTCAAAAAGTATTTGGAAAGCACTATGAAGAGGCCAAACAAGTTATGTTAGATGTTCATCAAAACGGTCGAGGAGTTTGTGGGGTATATACCCACGAGATTGCCGAGACGAAGATGACAAAAGTTAAGCAAGAAGCTAAAGAAAATGGACATCCGCTCAAGTGTTCTATGGAACCTGAGTAG
- a CDS encoding tellurite resistance TerB family protein: MSFWDLFKSQDKTPHLNNLHEKLIDNFPDSEEDELVFLACLAGLMARVAHVDFNVSETEIEQMKSSLMKWVKLDGQKALIITKMAIKEMKEFQGLDTRDYCRPLVDRCNIDQRYEVLITLFSIAASDGSVDINESNEIHYISNSLNLEKKHFIAARATIMESLKSLK; encoded by the coding sequence ATGAGTTTTTGGGACCTCTTTAAATCACAAGATAAAACACCCCATTTAAATAACCTACATGAGAAATTAATCGACAATTTTCCTGATAGTGAAGAAGATGAACTGGTTTTCCTCGCCTGTCTTGCAGGACTGATGGCACGCGTTGCCCATGTGGATTTCAACGTCTCTGAAACAGAAATTGAGCAAATGAAAAGCTCACTCATGAAGTGGGTTAAACTCGATGGACAGAAGGCCTTGATTATTACCAAAATGGCCATTAAAGAAATGAAAGAGTTTCAAGGTCTCGATACGAGAGACTATTGCCGCCCACTCGTCGATCGATGCAATATCGATCAAAGATATGAAGTTCTCATAACTCTCTTTTCAATTGCTGCTAGTGATGGATCTGTGGATATTAATGAGAGTAATGAAATTCACTATATTTCTAATTCTCTCAATCTAGAGAAGAAGCACTTTATCGCGGCTCGTGCGACAATTATGGAATCTTTGAAGTCTTTAAAATAA
- the hpf gene encoding ribosome hibernation-promoting factor, HPF/YfiA family, with product MKVTISFRHLDHTPALDERIHEKSKKLEKFLGGRSNIRWSCYVKQGNHYAEVELTGPNYSYHAAAHTDSLYKSIDKVMTKIEKQLQKKKEKVKGRRKNNGHELQCNDPEMAWADYDEDYFQDVA from the coding sequence ATGAAGGTAACAATTAGCTTTAGACACTTAGATCACACACCAGCACTTGACGAGAGAATTCACGAGAAGTCTAAAAAGCTGGAAAAATTTCTAGGTGGACGTTCTAACATTAGATGGAGCTGTTACGTTAAGCAGGGAAATCACTACGCAGAGGTTGAACTTACGGGACCAAATTATAGTTACCATGCAGCCGCACATACAGATAGCCTATACAAATCGATTGATAAGGTTATGACGAAGATTGAAAAACAACTTCAAAAGAAAAAAGAAAAAGTTAAAGGTAGAAGAAAAAATAACGGACACGAATTGCAATGTAATGATCCTGAAATGGCCTGGGCAGATTATGACGAGGACTACTTTCAGGATGTCGCTTAA